Genomic window (bacterium):
CCTGATCCACCTGGCCGAGCACCATGTTGGAGGACGCGCCCTGAAGCTGCCCGATCAAAGCACCGACATCGACGTTGTGCTCACGGATGCGGGTCAGAACCAGATCGATCGAGATTTCCCGTGGCTCGACGCCGTCCAGATCGACCCGGGCCACGCCCGGCACCCGGCGCAATCGGTTGAGCACGCGAGCCTCGATCAGGTCATACGACTCCGACAGGTCGACGCCCCTGGCCGAAACTCGAGCCTGAACCACGGGAATGTCGTTGGTGTTGAACGAAAAGATGACGATCTCGCCGATCGCCGTAGGCAGATCGCCCTTGATCTGGTCCATCTTCTCGCTGACCTGCATCCGGACGATGTCCAGCTCCTTGCCCCAGTCGAACTCCAGAAAGAACTGC
Coding sequences:
- a CDS encoding efflux RND transporter permease subunit — encoded protein: MHLPKLAVGRPITTAMILISILVVGGIAIASLPLAYLPEVDAPFIGVQIPYPNANPQQGEREVLKPVEEILATMPGVRTLNSQADADQAQFFLEFDWGKELDIVRMQVSEKMDQIKGDLPTAIGEIVIFSFNTNDIPVVQARVSARGVDLSESYDLIEARVLNRLRRVPGVARVDLDGVEPREISIDLVLTRIREHNVDVGALIGQLQGASSNMVLGQVDQ